One window from the genome of Nicotiana tomentosiformis chromosome 5, ASM39032v3, whole genome shotgun sequence encodes:
- the LOC138892360 gene encoding uncharacterized protein has product MEKGKIIKERLKTAQSRQKSYSDVCCRDLKFKEDDWVVGDPSAIVSVETIEVNKELSHEEIPVAILDRQVRKLRNKETASVKISWRNQEVEEATWEAEEEMKKKYPYLFE; this is encoded by the exons ATGGAAAAAGGtaagatcataaaggagcggttgaaaactgctcagagtcgtcaaaaatcctattcggatgtttgtTGCAGAGACTtaaagttcaaagaagatgattgg gtagttggagatccgtcagctattgtgtcggttgagaccattgaggttaataaaGAATTGTCacatgaagaaattccagttgccattcttgataggcaagtccgaaagttgaggaataaagaaactGCCTCCGTGAAAATATCATGGAGAAACCAggaggttgaagaggccacgtgggaggccgaagaagaaatgaagaagaagtatccttacttgtttgaatag